A genomic region of Corticium candelabrum chromosome 6, ooCorCand1.1, whole genome shotgun sequence contains the following coding sequences:
- the LOC134181420 gene encoding probable serine/threonine-protein kinase drkC — protein sequence MFYMKVGCPRGLASSDISRVACARCKIGFYADEGSTECRQCPSGTTTRGEGSSTSSDCNVCVAGYCVNGRCFVINDTSTQVPVCTCTVGFIGSHCQYAMYYYVGMGIVLFVGILSVSFVVVRRIITKRREHESALRRHIKILNDAWQISWQELKLQNEIGGGASGRVWRAQYRDMEVAVKMLIGEDDPISSLEFAREIKFMQTIRHRNIVLFIGAGKTSPQEQPFLVVEFAHRGSLRHVLEDVSIDMSPESKISFALDASKGMEFLHNLDPPRIHRDLKSDNLLVSRSWIVKVADFGLGVPLRGIKRRKTSSAKKSLINNSSWIEPLFHMEEICEYGIGTVRYRAPEMSRRQSYDGAIDVYSFGIVLWEIWSRGFPFEQYRFGFEVEAAVERGERPFIPDDCPDLYATVMQACWAECARERPSFTEIVSCLNKCI from the exons ATGTTCTATATGAAGGTTGGTTGTCCTAGAGGATTAGCGTCGAGCGACATTTCTCGTGTAGCGTGCGCTAGATGCAAAATCGGTTTCTACGCCGACGAGGGGTCGACGGAGTGCCGTCAGTGTCCGAGCGGAACGACGACGAGAGGCGAGGGTTCGTCAACATCAAGCGACTGCAACGTCTGTGTCGCGGGTTATTGCGTTAATGGCAGATGTTTTGTGATAAATGATACTTCGACGCAAGTTCCCGTATGCACGTGTACTGTCGGCTTCATCGGTTCTCACTGTCAATATGCAATGTATTACTACGTTGGGATGGGAATCGTATTGTTTGTAGGTATTCTTagtgtttcttttgttgtggtACGGCGCATCATAACAAAACGAAGAGAACACGAATCGGCTCTGCGTCGTCACATAAAAATATTGAATGACGCGTGGCAGATCAGTTGGCAAGAATTGAAACTGCAGAACGAAATAGGAGGCGGAGCATCGGGAAGAGTGTGGAGAGCACAATACCGCGATATGGAGGTTGCTGTGAAGATGCTAATTGGAGAGGACGATCCAATATCGTCGTTAGAATTTGCGCGGGAAATTAAGTTTATGCAAACGATACGTCATCGAAATATTGTACTGTTTATCGGAGCTGGTAAAACGAGTCCACAAGAGCAACCGTTTCTCGTCGTCGAGTTTGCGCATCGGGGTTCGTTACGTCACGTACTGGAGGACGTCAGTATTGATATGAGTCCGGAGAGTAAGATAAGCTTTGCTTTGGACGCTTCAAAGGGAATGGAGTTTCTTCACAACTTGGACCCGCCGAGGATTCATCGAGATCTGAAGAGTGACAACTTACTGGTTAGCCGAagttggattgtcaaagtTGCTGATTTTGGTCTCGGTGTTCCTCTTCGTGGGATAAAAAGACGGAAAACTTCAAGCGCAAAGAagtctttaattaacaacagtTCATGGATTGAGCCACTGTTCCATATGGAAGAGATATGTGAATATGGTATCGGGACGGTAAGATATCGAGCACCGGAGATGTCTCGACGACAGAGCTACGACGGAGCTATCGATGTTTACAG ttttggaattgtgctttgggagatttggtcacgtggcttCCCTTTCGAGCAATATCGGTTTGGGTTCGAGGTTGAAGCGGCGGTAGAAAGAGGCGAGCGTCCCTTCATTCCAGACGATTGCCCGGATTTGTATGCGACCGTTATGCAAGCTTGCTGGGCTGAATGTGCTCGTGAGCGACCGTCGTTTACTGAAATTGTCAGCTGTCTGAACAAATGCATCTGA